A region of the Nocardia nova SH22a genome:
ACGAGGTGGTCGGCGAGGTCGGCAAGGGTTTCAAATACCTGATCGACGGCCTGAACCCCGAGCGCATCGTGGTGGGCCTGGAAGGTGTCGGCCTGGGCCGCGCCGGACTCGAGCTGGCCACCCAGTACGCCAAGGACCGGGTCGTGTTCGACCGGCCGATCGGCAAGAACCAGGCCGTGGCGCACCCATTGGCCGACTCCTGGATCCGGCTCGAGGCCGCCGAGCGGGTCTGCATGCACGCCGCCGAACTCTTCGAGGCCCGCAAGCCCTGCGGCAAGGAGGCGGCCGCGGCGAAATACCTCGGCGCCGAAGCGGGTTTCGAGGCGTGCGATCGGGCGCTGTCCACCTTCGGTGGGTACGCCTACTCGAAGGAATACCACGTCGAACGTTTGTGGCGTGAGGTTCGCCTGCTGCGCAATGCGCCCTTCTCCCAGGAAATGGTGCGCAACTACATCTCCCAGCAGGTGCTAGGTCTCCCGAGGTCCTACTGAGCACCCCTACAGGGGACCTCGGGCACGACGCCTGGCCGCTGTCAGTCACAGGTCGCGGCCAGGCGTCGTCTTCCAACGAAACAGGAGTGTGGTGATGAGCGGACCGCTGTCCGGTGTGCGGGTACTGGTCCTGGCCGGGATGGGCCCGGTGCCCTTCGTCGGAATGTTGCTGGCGGACATGGGCGCTCAGGTGGTCCGGGTGGTCCGCCCGCCGCACAGGTCCGCGCGTGCGCTGAGCCAAACCGACGGGCTGCGTGCGGAATTCGACGTGGTCAATCGCGGCGGCGATGCGATCGCGGTGGATCTGAAGGATCCCGGCGGTATCGAGGATGTGCTGCGACTGATCTCCGGCGCGGACGTCTTCATCGAAGGATATCGGCCCGGCGTGGCCGAAAGGCTGGGCCTGGGACCGGATGTCGTGCTCGCGCGGAATCCGGCGATCGTCTACACCCGGCTCACCGGCTACGGCCAGGACGGCCCGCTCGCCTCCGAGGCCGGCCACGACATCAACTACGTGGCGCAGACCGGCGCGCTGCACGCGATGGCACGGGCGGGGCAGCCGCCGCGCCCGCCGGTCAATCTGCTCGGCGACTACGCCGGCGGCGGGGCGATCGGCGCGTTCGGCATCGTGTGCGCACTGCTCGAGGCATGGAAGTCCGGGCGCGGCCAGGTCGTCGACGCCGCCATGATCGACGGGGTGGCGCTGCTGACGGCGAAATTGCAGGGACTGCGCGCCGCCGGGCTCTACTCCGATGATCCCGGCACCAACTATCTGGACTCCGGGGCGCCGTTCTACGACACCTACCGCTGCGCAGACGGCAACTACATCGCGGTCGGCGCCCTCGAACCCGACTTCTACGCCGAATTCCTGTCGCGGCTGGGCGCCGACACCTCGACCTGGCCCGGACAGGACGATCGCGGCGACTGGCCCCGTCTGCGTGAACTGATCGCCGCGGCGGTCGCCACCCGGACCCGCGCGGAATGGGCCGGAATCTACGAGGGCACCGACGCGTGCGTCACCCCCGTACTGACCTTCGACGAGGCGGCCGACGATCCGCACAACGCCGGGCGCGCGATGTTCCATCGGGTGGACGGCGTCCTGCAACCTGCCCCCGCGCCCCGGCTGAGCCGCACTCCGGCCCGGACGCCGTCGACACCGCGCACCGAGCACCTGGATGTGGCGGACCTGATCGCCGCCTGGGCCGCAACGGATGGCGAATACGCTGTCGCACAGGCAGTATCGGAGGAGAAGCTGTGACCGCGCCGCTCTCGGGAATCACCGTCCTCGGCCTCGAACAGGCCATTTCCGCACCGCTGTGCACACGGCATCTCGCGGACCTCGGCGCTCGGGTGATCAAGATCGAGCAGCCCGGTTTCGGTGATTCGACCCGGCACTACGATCGGGTCGTGAAGGGGATGGCCGCGCATTTCGTGTGGCTCAACCACGGTAAGGAATCCGCCGCGCTCGACCTCACCGACGCCGCGGACCTCGCGGTCTTCACCGGTCTGCTCGAGCAGGCCGATGTGCTGGTGTCCAATCTCGGACCCGGCGCGCTGGGCCGCCTCGGATTCGAGCCCGGGGACCTGGTCGAACGCTATCCGCGCCTGATCGTGGTCGACATCTCCGGTTACGGCCGGGGCGGGCCGCTGGACCACAAGCGCGCCTACGATCTGCTGATCCAGGCCGAGGGCGGCTCGTGCTCGATCACCGGAACACCCGGTGCGCCCGCCAAACCCGGGATTCCGGTCGCCGATGTCGGCACCGCGCTGTATGCCTACTCCGCCGTCCTCGCCGCGCTCTACAACCGGGAGCAGACCGGCCGCGGCGCGCTGATTCCCATCGCCATGCTCGATGTGGTCGCCGAGATGATGGGGTTCGCGCTGAACCAGGTGATCCACGCGGGCACCGAGCCCGAGCCGGTCGGCATGGGCTCACCGATGATCGCGCCCTACGGTGCCTATCCGACCGCCGACGGGCAGACCGCCGTGCTCGGCACCACCAGCGATCGCGAATGGCGCCGTCTCACAACGGATCTGCTCGATCGGCCCGATCTGGCGGCGGACCCGCGTTACCGCCACAACCACGATCGCGTCGCCCATCGCGACGAACTGGACGAGATCGTCGGAGCGTGGTGCGCGCAGCGGGATCTGGCCGACATCCAGCGCGCGGCCGATGCGGCGGGGATCGGGAATGCACGCCTCAACGGTGTGCGGGATCTGGCCGAACATCCGCAACTGGCCGAACGGGACCGCTGGCGCGATATCGATTCCTCGGCGGGTCCGCTACCAGCGCTGTTGCCGCCCGCACTGGCGCGGGACTGGGTGGCGAGATCGGGGAGCGTGCCGGACCTCGGCGCCGACACCGAGGCCATCCGCAAGGAGTTCGGCGGCACCGCCTGACCTACCGGACCTGTCACTCCGGAAAGTATGAGGCATAATGCATGAAAGGTGCCTACCGGAAAGGATCGAGTTCATGGAACCGACGTCGCGGAGTCTGCCGCGCAGCTCGAACTCCCAGCGTCAGCAGCTGTCCGAGGACGTCGCCAGCTACGTCCGTGAGCTGATCATCTCGGGGCGGGTCCGGCCGGGTGATTTCCTGCGTACCGAACCTATCGCGGAAGCGGTCGGCGTCAGCAACACGCCTGTGCGCGAGGGGTTGCTGCTGCTCAGTGGTGAGGGATTCGTCGAACTCGTCCCGCGGCGCGGCTTCATGGTGTCGGCGTTCAGCCGCCAGGACGTGCGCGACATCTTCTGGGCGCAGGCGACACTGGCGGGCGAATTGGCCGGGCGCGCCGCGAAACTGATCACCCCCGCCCAGCTCGACCACCTCGCCGACGTCAACGCCCGCCACGCCGAGGCGTTCGCCAGTGGTGACAATCCCGAGCTGGTCGTCCAACTCGGACACGAATTCCACCGCACCGTGAATCTGGCCGCGGACTCCCGCCGCCTGGCGATGCTGCTGCGCTCGATCGTGCGCCAACTGCCCAACCGCTTCTACAACGACATCGAGGGCCACAGCGCCGACACGATGAAACAGCACCCCGCCATCCTCGAGGCGCTGCAGAAACGCCGCGGCAAGGCCGTCAACACCCTGATGCGCGATCACATCATGGAAGGCGCCGACGAACTGGTCGCCATGCTGGAGGCGCAGGGCCTGTGGTCCGAGGAAGAGAAGTCCACGGCCTGATACCCGGCCTACTCGTAGTGGTGGCGACACGTCAGGATGTGGATGACCTCGTCCTCCACCCGGTAGACGAGACGGTGCTCCTGGGTGATGCGTCGTGACCACCAGCCGGACAGGCTGTGCAGCAACGGTTCCGGCTTGCCGATTCCGTCGGCCTGACCGTTGGCGACGATATCGTCGAAGAGGCGATTGATCTTGCGGGCCGCCGCTCGGTCGTTGGCCACCGTCCACACGTAGTCGTTCCACGCCTCGCTGTAGAACTGCAGCTTCACGCGACTCCCGCCGAATCGCCGTCATCGGGCACGTCCAGGCGTTCGCCGGGGACGAACCCGCCCGCAGCGTATTCGTCCAGCCCGCGTTGTAGATGGCGGGCGTTGGCAGGGGTGCCGAGTAAGTGCGCGGTCTCTTTGAGTGCCTCGTATTCACGGAGCGACACCACGACGGCGGGGTCGTGACCGGCGCGGGTGACGACGATTTCTTCGAGGTCGTCGGTCGCCTCGTCGAGCACGCTGGCGAGGGTCGCGCGGGCTTCGGTGTAGGAGATCTGCCTCATTCCATTACTGTACAGGAAACCTGTACATACAATGGGCGGGCGGAGAATCGGTCGTATTCGGTTGCCTGTTCCGGTGTCGCGCCGATGCTCATGCCGTGCGGGTGCGCGGCAGGCGACGGTCTGCCCAGCGGTAGGCGGCGCGTTCGCTGGGGGTCAGGCCGCCCCAGATGCCGTGGGGCTCATGGGAAGTGATGGCGTGATCGCGGCAGCGGGTCAGGACCGGGCAGTGGGCGCAGAGGCGTTTGGCGGTGGTGGTTCGGGGTTCGTCCTCGGCGTAGAAGACGTTCACGTCCTGGGTGCGGCAGGCGGCGCGCAATTGCCAGTCCCAGGCGTCGGTGTGCGGCGCCGGGAGGTCGAGGGGTTTCTCGCGGGGCAACGGGGTTCCCTTCAGTGTCGGCGCAGGGAATATCGGCGGACGGCGCGATGCGCGTTGGCCAGGCCGGAGGCGGTGACGGTGCCGATGACGCCCCGGCGGTCGAACACGACCGCGGTGCCGACGGCGATGCCCTGTTGCTCCGTGCGTTCGGTCAGCGCCAGGCCGACCTCCGGTTCCGTCGGTAGCCGTGCGATGGTCAGGGTGACGTCCGGGTTGATGTATTCCAGGCCCGCACTGCCCAGGTTGGCGATCAGATTCGTCACGTCGCCGACGGCGGCGGCCATCTGGAACGGTGTCAGTTCCTCGTCGTGGACCACGGGAATGGGGAAGTGCCAGATCTGCTTTCGCTCGCTGTGCTGGAAACCCTCGGTCCATTCACCCCAGCCGTGATCGGGGTCGAAGTACAGTCGCTCCCGGCCGTCGGGGGCTCGACCGGGCGCCGGTGGGGCAGGGGAGGCGCCGCCGGACCACACCACCCCGTCCGGCGTTTCGCTCGGCCGCAGATACAGCGCGCTCGCGCGGGCGACCGGTTCGCCGTCCTGGGACAGCACCGCGTCGATCAGGCACAGCCGCGGCCCGTTTCGGACCACGGTCGCCGAGGTCACCGAGGGCTGCATCCGCGCGGCGCGGAACATGTCCAGCGTCCATCGCACCGGTCGCAGATCGTGGCGGCCCACCGTCTTGATCGTGCGCTCGGTTTCGCGCGCCAGCGCGCCGCTGACCGCCAGCCCGCGCATGTGCTCGGCTCCCCACCCGCTGGCCGAGACAGGTTCGGGATGTAGTTCCTCGCAGTCTCCGTACTTCACGCGGAAGAACGCCCTGTCCATCTGCGGCTCCCTTCTCGTCGAAACCCGTTGCGGCGCACCGTTCCCGGTGGACGCGGCGCCCGGTCGGCCGCTGCCGGTGGACATCGGCCGGTCGGCGGTGTGAGACCTTCCGGAACTTGCAGTACTTAATATATAATGTTTTTATCGGGTTGGAAACCAATGGGTGGTTTGCGGAAGGACGGACATGAGTCGCTATGCGCGCTTCGAACACCTGCGGGTGGACGGACCCGATGACGCCGGAGTCGCCGAATTGGTGTTCGACGCCCCGAACCTGAACGCCGTCAGCGAGGGCGCGCACGCCGATCTGGCCGAGATCTGGCGCGAATTCGACGCCGATCCCGAGGTCAAGGCGGTGATCATCCGGGGCGAGGGTAAGGGCCTGTCGGCGGGTGGCTCGTTCTCGATGGTCGAGCGCATGCGCGACGACTACGAGGTCCGCACCCGGGTCATGCGCGAGGCCCGCGACCTGGTCTACAACGTGCTCGATTGCGGTAAGCCGATCGTGTCCGCGATCCACGGTCCGGCCGTGGGCGCGGGACTCGTGGCCGCGGCGCTCGCCGATGTGTCGGTGACGACGAAGTCCGCCAAGATCATCGACGGCCACACCCGCCTCGGCGTCGCCGCCGGCGACCACGCCGCGATCTGCTGGCCGCTGCTGTGCGGTATGGCCAAGGCCAAGTACTACCTGATGACCTGCCGCCCGCTCACCGGCGAGGAGGCCGAGCGCATCGGCCTCGTCTCGCTGTGCGTCGAGCAGGATGCCGACCTGCTGCCGACCGCCCGCGAGGTGGCCCGGGAGCTGGCCGCCGGTGCGCCGACCGCGATCCGCTGGACCAAGCAGTCGCTGAACAACTGGTACCGGCAGGTCGCCGGTTCCATTTTCGACGCCTCGCTGGCGCTCGAGTTCTACGGCTTCGGCGGCCCCGAGGTCCGCGAGGGCCTGGCCGCCCACCTCGAACACCGCAGTCCCCGGTTCTGAGTGAACGAATTTCCCAGAAGGAGAAGTACTTTGAAGCCGTATCGTTCGATGCTGTTCGTGCCCGGGCACAAGTCGACCTGGGCGGAGAAGGCGGTTGCCGCCGGAACCGACGCGCTGATCCTCGACCTCGAGGACTCGGTGCCTGCCGCCGACAAGGCCGCCGCCCGCGTCACCGTGCGGGAGACCCTGGGACGGCTGCGCGAGCAGAATGTGCGCCCCGACGTGTGGGTGCGGCCCAACAGCTATGACAGCGGCCATTTCGGCGCCGACGCCGAGGCCGTGATCGTGCCGGGCGTGGCCGGGCTGTTCCTGCCGAAGGTCTACGACGCCGAGGAGGTCCGGCGCATCGACGCCGTGGTCTCCCACATCGAGGAGCGCGAGGGCCTCGAAGCCGGTTCGGTCGGGCTGATCATCAGTTTCGAGACCGCCGTCTCGGTCGCGCACTGCGAGGAGATCGCCGCCGCCTGCCCGCGGGTGTCGAGCCTGCTCGGCGCCACCGGGCCGAACGCCGATGTCGGTCGTGAACTGGGCTTCGAATTCACCCTCGAGGGACTGGAAACGCTGTATCAGCGCAGCCGTATCGTGGTCGCCGCGCGCGCGGCCGGGCAGACCCATCCGGTGACCGGCGTCTGGCAGGACCTGAAGGATCTGGACGGATTCCGGCGCTTCGCCGAGGACTCCCGGCGGATGGGCTACCGCGGCATGGTGTGCATCCATCCGTCGCACATCGCCGTCTCCAACGAGGTGTTCACCCCGTCGAAGGAGACGGTCGACCAGGCCCGCCGCATGATCGACGCCTTCCGCGCGGCCGAGGCCGCCGGTAGCGGCGCGGTCGACTTCGAGGGCGTGCACATCGACCTGGCGCATGTGAAGACCGCCGAGGCGGTGATCGAACTGGCCGACGCGATCGGCGTCTGATGCGCGGGCTGCCACAGGCTCGTCGCGTTCGGTGACCGAGACGGCCCCGGGACTAGTTCCCGGGGCCGATCTCGTTGTGCGGCAATACGTCCGAGGCGGGCGAATCGCTCCACGTCCCGTCCGGGTCCAGCATCGCCAGAACACCCTGGGCGCCGTCGAGGATGTGCTTTTCCGTCAGTTCCCGCACCCGTCCCGCCTCCCGCTCGCGCAGCGCCTCGATCAGCTGCGGATGGTCGTTGCCGATCGCGGCGAATCGGCCCTCCAGCGAGGCGTAGAAGCGGTTGGGCAGATGCCGCACCACCGAGCCGAGCAGCAAGGTCAGCCGGTGGGACTCGGCGACCAGGTTGATGTAGCGATGGAATTCGTGGCCGAGGGTCGCGACGGCGTCGTTGTCGCCGCCGGCGATGGCCTCGTCGAGCCGTGCGTTGATCGCCTCGAGCTCGCCGAGCTGCGCGGGGGTGATGACGGTCGCGGCCCGGGCGCCCAACTCGCCGGCCAATTGTGCCTGGGCCCAGAACAAATCGTGCACGTCCTGGCGGGAGATCGGCGCGACCACGAATCCCCGGCGCGGCACCAGATCCACGAAACCCTCACTGCGCAAGGACAGCAGCCCTTCGCGCACCGGCGTATTGCTGACCCCCACCGCTTCGGCGATCGGCTCCATCCGCAGGAACTCGCCCGGGCGCACCTTGCCGGACATGATCAGCTCGCGCACATAGGACGCCACTTCCTCGGGCAGCTGTGGTCGGCCGCCGTTACCGCGGATCCGGATCAAGTTGTCGGCCACGCCTGCCTCCCGGAGTAAGTGGTTATGAATACATAATATATAAGATTTGATCGAGAGTGGAGTGTTCGCGCACCATATGGGTGCCGTCTCACTCCGGAACCTGCACTGTGAGCTGCCGCGCTCCGGTGCCGTGGACGACGAAGTCCCCGCACGAGTTCGGCTCGTGCGGGGACCGTGAACCCGGGGGCGGATCCGTCAGGTGAGCAGCACCAGCGTGTCCGCGACGCAGGCCGGTTTGGCCGCGTCATCGGCCTGCACCACATAGCGAGTGGTCAAGATGGCGCCCGCGGCGGTATCCCGCAGATCGGTGAACGTGGCGGTGCAGCGCAGCGCCGAATCCACCGGCACGGGCGCGGGAAACCGGACCTTGTCCACGCCGTAATTGACTCGGGCGCTGCCGAATTCGAGCGCGAACAACTGCTGACCGAAGTGCGGCAGCAGCGACAGGGTGAGATATCCGTGCGCGATGGTGCGCCCGAACGGGCCCGCCGCGGCGCGCGCCGGATCGACGTGGATCCACTGGTGATCCCCGGTCGCCTCGGCGAAGGCATCGATGCG
Encoded here:
- a CDS encoding enoyl-CoA hydratase/isomerase family protein — translated: MSRYARFEHLRVDGPDDAGVAELVFDAPNLNAVSEGAHADLAEIWREFDADPEVKAVIIRGEGKGLSAGGSFSMVERMRDDYEVRTRVMREARDLVYNVLDCGKPIVSAIHGPAVGAGLVAAALADVSVTTKSAKIIDGHTRLGVAAGDHAAICWPLLCGMAKAKYYLMTCRPLTGEEAERIGLVSLCVEQDADLLPTAREVARELAAGAPTAIRWTKQSLNNWYRQVAGSIFDASLALEFYGFGGPEVREGLAAHLEHRSPRF
- a CDS encoding CaiB/BaiF CoA transferase family protein; the encoded protein is MSGPLSGVRVLVLAGMGPVPFVGMLLADMGAQVVRVVRPPHRSARALSQTDGLRAEFDVVNRGGDAIAVDLKDPGGIEDVLRLISGADVFIEGYRPGVAERLGLGPDVVLARNPAIVYTRLTGYGQDGPLASEAGHDINYVAQTGALHAMARAGQPPRPPVNLLGDYAGGGAIGAFGIVCALLEAWKSGRGQVVDAAMIDGVALLTAKLQGLRAAGLYSDDPGTNYLDSGAPFYDTYRCADGNYIAVGALEPDFYAEFLSRLGADTSTWPGQDDRGDWPRLRELIAAAVATRTRAEWAGIYEGTDACVTPVLTFDEAADDPHNAGRAMFHRVDGVLQPAPAPRLSRTPARTPSTPRTEHLDVADLIAAWAATDGEYAVAQAVSEEKL
- a CDS encoding MaoC family dehydratase, with amino-acid sequence MVRTFTGLDQIRAALGEELGPGETLVVDQARIDAFAEATGDHQWIHVDPARAAAGPFGRTIAHGYLTLSLLPHFGQQLFALEFGSARVNYGVDKVRFPAPVPVDSALRCTATFTDLRDTAAGAILTTRYVVQADDAAKPACVADTLVLLT
- a CDS encoding type II toxin-antitoxin system Phd/YefM family antitoxin, which encodes MRQISYTEARATLASVLDEATDDLEEIVVTRAGHDPAVVVSLREYEALKETAHLLGTPANARHLQRGLDEYAAGGFVPGERLDVPDDGDSAGVA
- a CDS encoding HpcH/HpaI aldolase/citrate lyase family protein codes for the protein MKPYRSMLFVPGHKSTWAEKAVAAGTDALILDLEDSVPAADKAAARVTVRETLGRLREQNVRPDVWVRPNSYDSGHFGADAEAVIVPGVAGLFLPKVYDAEEVRRIDAVVSHIEEREGLEAGSVGLIISFETAVSVAHCEEIAAACPRVSSLLGATGPNADVGRELGFEFTLEGLETLYQRSRIVVAARAAGQTHPVTGVWQDLKDLDGFRRFAEDSRRMGYRGMVCIHPSHIAVSNEVFTPSKETVDQARRMIDAFRAAEAAGSGAVDFEGVHIDLAHVKTAEAVIELADAIGV
- a CDS encoding WhiB family transcriptional regulator yields the protein MPREKPLDLPAPHTDAWDWQLRAACRTQDVNVFYAEDEPRTTTAKRLCAHCPVLTRCRDHAITSHEPHGIWGGLTPSERAAYRWADRRLPRTRTA
- a CDS encoding GntR family transcriptional regulator, which produces MEPTSRSLPRSSNSQRQQLSEDVASYVRELIISGRVRPGDFLRTEPIAEAVGVSNTPVREGLLLLSGEGFVELVPRRGFMVSAFSRQDVRDIFWAQATLAGELAGRAAKLITPAQLDHLADVNARHAEAFASGDNPELVVQLGHEFHRTVNLAADSRRLAMLLRSIVRQLPNRFYNDIEGHSADTMKQHPAILEALQKRRGKAVNTLMRDHIMEGADELVAMLEAQGLWSEEEKSTA
- a CDS encoding acyl-CoA thioesterase domain-containing protein gives rise to the protein MDRAFFRVKYGDCEELHPEPVSASGWGAEHMRGLAVSGALARETERTIKTVGRHDLRPVRWTLDMFRAARMQPSVTSATVVRNGPRLCLIDAVLSQDGEPVARASALYLRPSETPDGVVWSGGASPAPPAPGRAPDGRERLYFDPDHGWGEWTEGFQHSERKQIWHFPIPVVHDEELTPFQMAAAVGDVTNLIANLGSAGLEYINPDVTLTIARLPTEPEVGLALTERTEQQGIAVGTAVVFDRRGVIGTVTASGLANAHRAVRRYSLRRH
- a CDS encoding Txe/YoeB family addiction module toxin, whose amino-acid sequence is MKLQFYSEAWNDYVWTVANDRAAARKINRLFDDIVANGQADGIGKPEPLLHSLSGWWSRRITQEHRLVYRVEDEVIHILTCRHHYE
- a CDS encoding CaiB/BaiF CoA transferase family protein; the encoded protein is MTAPLSGITVLGLEQAISAPLCTRHLADLGARVIKIEQPGFGDSTRHYDRVVKGMAAHFVWLNHGKESAALDLTDAADLAVFTGLLEQADVLVSNLGPGALGRLGFEPGDLVERYPRLIVVDISGYGRGGPLDHKRAYDLLIQAEGGSCSITGTPGAPAKPGIPVADVGTALYAYSAVLAALYNREQTGRGALIPIAMLDVVAEMMGFALNQVIHAGTEPEPVGMGSPMIAPYGAYPTADGQTAVLGTTSDREWRRLTTDLLDRPDLAADPRYRHNHDRVAHRDELDEIVGAWCAQRDLADIQRAADAAGIGNARLNGVRDLAEHPQLAERDRWRDIDSSAGPLPALLPPALARDWVARSGSVPDLGADTEAIRKEFGGTA
- a CDS encoding GntR family transcriptional regulator; translated protein: MADNLIRIRGNGGRPQLPEEVASYVRELIMSGKVRPGEFLRMEPIAEAVGVSNTPVREGLLSLRSEGFVDLVPRRGFVVAPISRQDVHDLFWAQAQLAGELGARAATVITPAQLGELEAINARLDEAIAGGDNDAVATLGHEFHRYINLVAESHRLTLLLGSVVRHLPNRFYASLEGRFAAIGNDHPQLIEALREREAGRVRELTEKHILDGAQGVLAMLDPDGTWSDSPASDVLPHNEIGPGN